In a genomic window of Larus michahellis chromosome 3, bLarMic1.1, whole genome shotgun sequence:
- the LOC141740148 gene encoding interleukin-17A-like → MSSPIPCTSLFRPLFFMLLAVLSASSCAYGKVIQPGLKPESLFKQAYAGCLTQKDSKFPQTVRVNISISSINQDTKTTLDISSRSLAPWDYRIDEDHNRFPQVIADAKCRLSRCVNLDGQLDHSVNSVPIKQEILVLRREQKGCHQTYRLEKKIITVGCTCVTPLIRHQA, encoded by the exons ATGTCGTCTCCGATCCCTTGCACTTCTCTG TTCAGACCACTGTTCTTCatgctgctggctgtgctgtcaGCCAGCAGTTGTGCCTACGGGAAGGTGATACAGCCTGGACTCAAGCCGGAGAGCCTCTTCAAGCAAGCATATGCTGGATGCCTGACCCAAAAAGACTCCAAATTCCCTCAAACTGTGAGAGTCAACATAAGCATCAGCAGCATCAACCAGGACACCAAAACGACTCTTGATATCAGCAGCCGCTCTCTGGCTCCGTGGGATTACAG GATCGATGAGGACCACAACCGCTTCCCCCAGGTGATCGCTGATGCTAAGTGCCGCCTCTCCAGGTGTGTGAATTTGGACGGGCAGCTGGACCACAGCGTCAACTCCGTCCCCATCAAACAGGAGATCCTCGTCCTCCGGAGGGAGCAGAAGGGCTGCCACCAAACATATCGGTTGGAGAAGAAAATCATCACCGTGGGCTGCACGTGTGTCACCCCCTTGATCCGACACCAGGCTTAA
- the LOC141740554 gene encoding interleukin-17F-like encodes MPAHLSLISFRSLLLVLVLALTVRSSPHGRATHPRPSRDGGSERLREGCLNQKDLKFPTTVKVDIRISNSDHGFRMVHDVRNRSLAPWDYRLDEDPNRFPQVIADAKCRLTGCVNAMGQEDHSLNSVPIQREILVLRREQRGCLPTYRLEKKVITVGCTCVTPVVHYQS; translated from the exons ATGCCAGCTCATCTCTCCCTAATATCA ttCCGATCTCTGCTTTTGGTGCTGGTTCTAGCACTCACCGTAAGGAGCTCACCCCATGGGAGGGCAACTCATCCTCGACCTAGCAGGGACGGTGGCTCTGAGAGGCTTCGAGAAGGTTGCCTGAACCAAAAAGATCTCAAATTCCCTACCACGGTGAAAGTTGACATTCGTATCAGCAATTCAGATCATGGGTTTAGGATGGTCCACGATGTCAGGAACCGCTCTCTCGCTCCTTGGGACTACAG gcttGACGAGGACCCCAACCGCTTCCCCCAGGTGATCGCTGATGCCAAGTGCCGCCTCACTGGCTGCGTGAACGCAATGGGGCAGGAGGACCACAGTCTCAACTCCGTCCCCATCCAACGGGAGATCCTTGTCCTCCGGCGGGAGCAGCGGGGCTGCCTGCCCACCTATCGCCTGGAGAAGAAAGTCATCACCGTGGGCTGCACGTGTGTCACTCCAGTTGTCCACTACCAGTCCTAG